The Mesorhizobium sp. B1-1-8 genome contains a region encoding:
- the ftsZ gene encoding cell division protein FtsZ — MNTATRPAISEMRPQITVVGVGGGGGNAINNMIAEKLQGAEFIVANTDAQALAMSKASRRIQLGAHITEGLGAGSLPEVGRAAAEESIDEIMDHLAGTHMCFVTAGMGGGTGTGAAPVIANAARAAGILTVAVVTKPFTFEGKRRMQSAQEGIERLRECADTVIVIPNQNLFRIADAKTTFADAFAMADRVLYSGVGCITDLIVKEGLINLDFADVKSVMRDMGRAMMGTGEATGEGRAKKAAEAAIANPLLDEASMIGAKGVLVSISGGNDMTLFEVDEAATRIREEVDADADIIVGAIFDQALAGKFRVSVVATGLRQGAEVPL; from the coding sequence ATGAACACCGCGACACGGCCTGCAATTTCGGAAATGAGGCCGCAGATAACGGTCGTCGGTGTCGGCGGTGGTGGTGGAAACGCGATCAACAACATGATTGCCGAGAAGCTGCAGGGCGCCGAGTTCATCGTCGCCAATACCGACGCACAGGCGCTCGCGATGTCGAAAGCGTCGAGGCGGATCCAATTGGGGGCTCACATCACGGAAGGCTTGGGCGCCGGCTCGCTGCCCGAAGTAGGGCGCGCCGCGGCAGAAGAATCGATCGACGAAATCATGGACCACCTTGCGGGAACGCACATGTGTTTCGTGACCGCAGGCATGGGAGGCGGGACTGGAACCGGCGCTGCGCCCGTCATCGCGAATGCTGCGCGCGCAGCCGGAATCCTGACGGTGGCGGTCGTCACCAAACCGTTTACCTTCGAGGGGAAGCGCCGCATGCAGTCGGCCCAGGAAGGCATCGAGCGGCTTCGCGAATGCGCCGATACGGTGATCGTCATCCCGAACCAGAACCTCTTCAGGATCGCCGACGCCAAGACGACATTTGCCGATGCCTTCGCCATGGCCGATCGCGTCCTTTACTCGGGCGTCGGCTGCATCACCGATCTCATCGTCAAGGAGGGCCTGATCAATCTCGATTTCGCCGATGTGAAGTCGGTAATGCGCGACATGGGCCGCGCAATGATGGGAACCGGCGAAGCCACGGGCGAAGGCCGCGCCAAGAAGGCTGCCGAGGCTGCCATTGCAAACCCTCTGCTGGACGAAGCTTCCATGATCGGCGCCAAGGGCGTCCTCGTCTCGATCTCCGGGGGCAACGACATGACGCTGTTCGAAGTCGACGAGGCCGCCACCCGCATACGCGAAGAGGTCGACGCTGATGCCGACATCATTGTCGGCGCCATATTCGACCAGGCGCTGGCCGGGAAATTCAGGGTGTCGGTCGTCGCGACGGGATTGCGGCAGGGAGCCGAAGTACCGCTGTAA
- a CDS encoding dihydrodipicolinate synthase family protein has protein sequence MTRPQGTIAPILTPFENDGGIARDLWIAHAKWVLDQGAHFLSPFGTTGEALSLSLRERIEALEWLVDAGISPGRLMPGTGVTALPETVELSAHAARLGCAGVMVLPSFFYTAVGDNGQARYYSELIERVASPALRVILYHIPQNSGVPVSPALTARLNEAFPDTVVAYKDSAGDWNNTAAVIAAARNVSVFPSSEAQLTKGLAGGAAGCISATVNLNARAIRALYDATLAGQDTAEADAAIKAFRKIIQDAGLILAMKAVLAVKSGDSRWLNLRAPHENATLESGRALVAALGPLADHIGRN, from the coding sequence ATGACCCGCCCGCAAGGAACCATAGCGCCGATATTGACGCCGTTCGAAAACGACGGCGGCATCGCGCGCGACCTCTGGATAGCGCATGCCAAATGGGTGCTGGATCAGGGCGCGCATTTCCTGTCGCCGTTCGGCACCACCGGCGAGGCGCTGTCGCTGTCGCTGCGCGAACGCATCGAGGCGCTGGAGTGGCTGGTCGACGCCGGCATTTCGCCTGGCCGGCTGATGCCCGGCACCGGCGTCACCGCGCTGCCCGAAACCGTCGAGCTGTCGGCCCATGCGGCGCGCCTCGGCTGCGCCGGCGTCATGGTGCTGCCGTCGTTCTTCTACACGGCCGTCGGCGACAACGGCCAGGCGCGCTATTACAGCGAACTGATCGAGCGGGTGGCGAGCCCGGCGCTGCGCGTGATCCTCTATCACATCCCGCAGAATTCCGGCGTGCCGGTGAGCCCTGCCCTCACCGCCCGGCTGAACGAGGCGTTTCCCGACACCGTCGTCGCTTACAAAGACAGCGCCGGCGACTGGAACAATACCGCCGCCGTCATCGCCGCCGCGCGCAACGTTTCGGTCTTCCCGAGCTCGGAAGCGCAACTGACCAAGGGGCTCGCCGGCGGCGCAGCCGGATGCATCTCGGCGACGGTCAACCTGAATGCCAGGGCGATCCGCGCCCTCTACGACGCGACGTTGGCGGGACAGGACACCGCCGAGGCGGATGCGGCGATCAAGGCGTTCCGCAAAATCATCCAGGACGCCGGCCTCATCCTGGCGATGAAGGCCGTGCTGGCGGTGAAATCCGGCGACAGCCGCTGGCTGAACCTGCGCGCCCCGCACGAGAACGCGACGCTGGAGAGCGGCAGGGCCCTGGTCGCTGCTCTCGGTCCTTTGGCCGACCACATCGGCCGGAATTGA
- a CDS encoding KTSC domain-containing protein, with product MPSTAIRNTYYDPSTKTLSVWFVPSGNRYDYEEVEPETYAAFKAASSKGRFFNEFVRDRYKFRLVEQGAPDRSLRNGQAPSQKAFIKRTLGRGG from the coding sequence ATGCCTTCCACCGCCATCCGCAACACGTATTACGATCCGTCGACCAAGACCCTGTCGGTGTGGTTCGTCCCGAGCGGCAACCGCTATGATTACGAGGAGGTGGAACCAGAGACCTATGCGGCTTTCAAGGCGGCCTCTTCGAAAGGACGGTTCTTCAACGAATTCGTGCGCGACCGCTACAAGTTTCGTCTGGTCGAGCAGGGGGCGCCTGATCGGTCGCTTCGCAATGGCCAAGCACCCAGTCAGAAAGCGTTCATCAAACGAACGCTGGGACGTGGCGGGTAA
- a CDS encoding ATP-dependent DNA ligase, producing MVKAAADTFPLPLDTPPMEARTADLLPDDNGVWQYEPKWDGFRCLAFKGRAAVDLRAKSGKPLGRYFPELTAMLREFDARDFVIDGEIVIEIDGRASFDALQMRLHPAESRIRKLSQEIPAQLILFDMLAAPGGKILLERSLPERRAAVEDLAAKSDRPAMRLSPSTTSLATAKRWLQGAGHGSTDGVVAKALSEPYQPGERAMIKVKRLRTADCVVGGFRYLSARRQVGSLLLGLYNDSGLLDHVGFTSTIGNDERPAITDKLEKLREPPGFTGKAPGGPSRWSTERSGEWEPVRPELVVEVRFDHVTGDRFRHGTKLLRWRPDKAPRQCTFEQIE from the coding sequence ATGGTAAAGGCAGCGGCCGACACATTCCCGCTGCCGCTGGACACGCCTCCGATGGAAGCCCGGACCGCCGACTTGCTGCCGGATGACAATGGTGTTTGGCAATACGAGCCGAAATGGGATGGCTTTCGCTGCCTTGCCTTCAAGGGGCGCGCAGCCGTCGATCTCAGGGCCAAATCCGGCAAGCCGCTCGGCCGCTATTTTCCCGAACTGACAGCCATGTTGCGCGAATTCGACGCAAGAGATTTCGTCATCGACGGCGAAATCGTGATCGAGATTGACGGGCGGGCTTCGTTCGACGCCCTGCAAATGCGGCTTCATCCGGCGGAGAGCCGCATCCGCAAGCTGAGCCAGGAAATACCTGCGCAGCTGATCCTGTTCGATATGCTGGCAGCACCAGGTGGCAAGATCCTGCTCGAAAGATCGCTGCCTGAGCGACGAGCGGCTGTCGAAGACTTGGCCGCCAAATCTGACCGCCCGGCCATGCGGCTTTCGCCTTCCACGACAAGTCTTGCGACCGCCAAGCGATGGCTGCAAGGCGCCGGTCACGGCTCCACGGATGGCGTGGTCGCCAAGGCGCTGTCGGAGCCCTATCAGCCGGGCGAGCGCGCCATGATCAAGGTCAAGCGCCTGCGCACGGCCGACTGCGTGGTCGGTGGATTCCGCTATCTCAGCGCCAGGCGGCAGGTCGGCTCGCTGCTGCTTGGTCTCTACAACGACAGCGGCTTGCTCGACCATGTCGGCTTCACTTCGACCATAGGCAATGACGAGCGTCCGGCGATCACCGACAAGCTGGAAAAATTGCGCGAACCTCCCGGCTTCACCGGCAAGGCGCCTGGCGGGCCGAGCCGCTGGAGCACGGAACGCAGCGGAGAATGGGAGCCCGTGCGGCCGGAACTCGTCGTCGAGGTCCGCTTCGACCATGTCACCGGTGACCGCTTCCGGCACGGCACAAAATTGTTGCGCTGGCGGCCCGACAAAGCGCCGCGCCAATGCACCTTCGAACAGATCGAGTAG
- a CDS encoding cysteine hydrolase family protein, translated as MSFPGLTYGPLGDHCAHLCVDMQKLFAEPSEWATPWITRVLPKIVGLVERKAEQTIFTRFLPAERPGQGAGTWKRYYERWASMTIEKVGPEMAELLPPLSSLCPPALVIDKHVYSPWPEGRLQAVLAERRIDTLVVTGGETDVCVLATVLGAIDIGYRVVLVTDALCSSSDATHDALMTVYHQRFAQQVETVEMEAVLLAWS; from the coding sequence ATGTCCTTTCCGGGCTTGACCTATGGTCCTTTGGGCGACCACTGCGCGCATCTCTGCGTCGACATGCAAAAACTGTTCGCCGAACCATCGGAATGGGCGACGCCCTGGATCACCCGCGTCCTTCCGAAGATCGTCGGCCTGGTCGAGAGGAAAGCGGAGCAAACAATCTTCACCCGTTTCCTGCCCGCTGAAAGGCCTGGCCAGGGTGCCGGCACCTGGAAGCGCTATTACGAGCGATGGGCGTCGATGACGATTGAGAAGGTCGGCCCCGAGATGGCCGAACTGCTGCCGCCGCTGTCTTCCCTCTGCCCGCCGGCGCTGGTCATCGACAAGCACGTCTATTCGCCCTGGCCGGAAGGCAGGCTGCAGGCGGTGCTCGCCGAGCGCCGGATCGATACGCTGGTCGTCACCGGTGGCGAAACCGATGTCTGCGTGCTGGCCACCGTGCTGGGCGCGATCGATATCGGCTATCGCGTCGTGCTGGTCACCGATGCGCTTTGCAGCTCTTCGGACGCGACGCACGATGCACTCATGACGGTCTACCATCAACGCTTCGCGCAACAGGTGGAAACGGTCGAAATGGAAGCCGTTCTCTTGGCCTGGAGCTGA
- a CDS encoding PPC domain-containing DNA-binding protein, which produces MKSKLVAETSGQRTFVVVLEPGEEAIAALTAFAGQNGIAGASLTAIGAFERAAVGWFDFQSKSYRKIPVDEQCEVLSAIGDIAVDDSGKPSLHVHTVLGLRNGTTRGGHLLEGVVQPTLEITVLETPGHLRRRKRSDLGIALIDLEA; this is translated from the coding sequence ATGAAATCGAAGCTTGTTGCCGAGACTTCCGGACAGCGGACCTTCGTCGTCGTGCTTGAGCCTGGCGAGGAGGCAATCGCCGCGCTAACTGCCTTTGCCGGCCAGAACGGAATTGCCGGCGCGTCCTTGACGGCGATCGGAGCGTTCGAGCGGGCGGCCGTCGGCTGGTTCGATTTTCAATCGAAATCCTATCGCAAGATCCCGGTCGACGAGCAATGCGAGGTGCTGAGCGCCATCGGCGACATTGCCGTCGACGACAGCGGCAAGCCCAGTCTCCACGTCCATACGGTGCTTGGCCTGAGAAACGGCACGACACGCGGCGGCCATCTTCTGGAAGGCGTCGTGCAGCCGACGCTCGAGATCACGGTGCTGGAAACGCCAGGTCATCTGCGCCGCAGGAAGCGTTCCGATCTCGGCATCGCCCTGATCGATCTCGAGGCCTGA
- a CDS encoding DHA2 family efflux MFS transporter permease subunit, whose amino-acid sequence MTDVTATAHGGESRSAAGGRNPWLIAVVVSIATFMLVLDTSIANVALRNIAGSLAAGMDESTWIITTYLVANSVVIPISGWLADIIGRKRYYMLCVATFTTASLLCGLAPNLPMLIVFRVIQGLGGGGMAPSEQSILADTFPPEKRSQAFALYGIAVVVAPTVGPTIGGWLTDNFSWHWIFFINVPFGILSLALVQWLVAEPAVLERERQERLKGGLKVDWIGFVLVALALGCLEVFLDEGQRNDWFASNFITTFAVISTVSFLLLIPWEIARRDPIVDMRLLFTRQFGTSFLVMMAVGAVLFSTTQLMPQLQQTAFDYTATLSGLSLMPGGIALLMLMPVSGIVSGFVQPKYLIMLGMSVVAVALWHMTALAPDASFSFFAYARVFLMIGLPFLFIPISTAAYVGLPPRKTNQASALINVARNNGGSIGVSLTNTVIAQNAQVHQSNLVAHTAQSSSTYQETLRQVSDYFIGQGSTAIEAKAQAVGWIGQLIGRQATLLAYVDVFRYSAIATALLVPLALLLRSPKPGKTAKGANAEGMT is encoded by the coding sequence ATGACTGACGTGACGGCAACAGCCCATGGCGGTGAAAGCCGCTCGGCAGCCGGCGGGCGCAATCCGTGGCTCATTGCCGTCGTCGTCTCCATCGCCACCTTCATGCTGGTGCTGGACACCTCCATCGCCAATGTCGCGCTGCGCAACATTGCCGGCAGCCTTGCGGCGGGCATGGATGAGAGCACCTGGATCATCACCACCTATCTGGTCGCCAATTCGGTCGTCATTCCGATCAGCGGCTGGCTCGCCGATATCATCGGCCGCAAGCGCTATTACATGCTCTGCGTCGCCACCTTCACGACCGCATCGCTGCTCTGCGGGCTGGCGCCGAACCTGCCGATGCTGATCGTGTTCCGGGTCATTCAGGGTCTCGGCGGGGGCGGCATGGCGCCGAGCGAGCAGTCGATCCTGGCCGATACGTTTCCACCCGAAAAGCGCTCGCAGGCCTTCGCGCTCTACGGCATCGCGGTCGTTGTCGCACCGACGGTCGGTCCGACGATCGGCGGCTGGCTGACGGACAATTTCTCCTGGCACTGGATCTTCTTCATCAACGTGCCCTTCGGCATTCTGTCGCTGGCACTCGTGCAGTGGCTGGTGGCCGAACCCGCGGTGCTGGAGCGTGAACGCCAGGAGCGGCTGAAAGGCGGCCTGAAGGTCGACTGGATAGGCTTCGTGCTGGTGGCGCTGGCGCTTGGCTGCCTCGAAGTATTCCTCGATGAAGGCCAGCGCAACGACTGGTTCGCGTCGAACTTCATCACCACCTTCGCCGTGATCTCCACCGTATCGTTTCTCCTGCTGATCCCGTGGGAGATTGCCCGCCGCGATCCGATCGTCGACATGCGTCTCTTGTTCACGCGTCAGTTCGGCACCTCGTTCCTGGTGATGATGGCGGTGGGCGCCGTGTTGTTCAGCACGACCCAGCTCATGCCGCAGCTGCAGCAGACCGCCTTCGATTACACCGCGACGCTGTCGGGGCTTTCGCTGATGCCGGGCGGCATCGCCTTGCTGATGCTGATGCCGGTTTCCGGCATCGTTTCCGGCTTCGTGCAGCCGAAATATCTAATCATGCTTGGCATGTCCGTAGTGGCGGTGGCGCTTTGGCACATGACCGCTCTGGCGCCCGATGCCAGTTTCAGCTTCTTTGCCTATGCCCGTGTTTTCCTGATGATCGGCCTGCCCTTCCTGTTCATTCCGATCTCGACGGCGGCCTATGTCGGCCTACCGCCGCGGAAGACCAACCAGGCCTCGGCGCTGATCAACGTTGCCCGCAACAACGGCGGCAGCATCGGCGTCTCGCTGACCAACACGGTGATTGCCCAGAACGCGCAGGTGCATCAGTCGAACCTGGTCGCGCACACCGCGCAATCGTCATCCACCTATCAGGAGACGCTGCGGCAGGTCAGCGACTATTTCATCGGCCAGGGCTCGACGGCCATCGAGGCGAAGGCGCAGGCGGTCGGCTGGATAGGCCAGCTTATCGGCCGCCAGGCGACGCTGCTCGCCTATGTCGACGTCTTCCGCTACTCGGCGATCGCGACCGCACTGCTCGTGCCGCTCGCCCTGTTGCTGCGCTCGCCCAAGCCGGGGAAGACGGCGAAAGGAGCCAACGCCGAGGGTATGACATGA
- a CDS encoding HlyD family secretion protein — protein sequence MDTNSPVAEPVDERQQPARRADKQGKGPRRSDAERKSKADAPPEQDASPEESGASQDKRRNLFGSIRRHPFVTGAILLVVLLVAAGVVLWWLNARNYEWTDDAFIDARTVTVGAEIAGRITDVAVTDNQPVEAGAVLLRIDDSDYQASLKQAEAGVVAARAGITDVQAQTVAQNAKIDAAQKQVAQAEAALEFAKAEDKRNRELLAKGTATQQQAEQAASTLRQDQAALDTAMANAEAAKSQLAVLQAQGKSAEAKLQQAQATEDQARTTLTRTTIVAPVAGRATNITAAKGTYAQPGQVLMMFVPKDVWIRANFKETQLDLMRPGQPVDIAIDAYPDKTFHGRVDSVQAGSGTAFSLLPAENATGNFVKVVQRVPVKIVFDQPPDAYLGPGMSVVPTVKVR from the coding sequence ATGGATACGAATTCTCCAGTCGCCGAACCCGTCGATGAAAGGCAGCAGCCCGCGCGTCGTGCTGACAAGCAGGGCAAAGGCCCGCGGCGGTCCGATGCGGAAAGAAAATCGAAGGCCGACGCCCCACCGGAACAGGATGCCTCGCCAGAAGAATCTGGCGCTTCCCAGGACAAGCGCCGCAACCTGTTCGGATCGATCAGGCGCCATCCTTTCGTAACCGGAGCTATTCTGCTCGTCGTGCTGCTGGTGGCTGCAGGCGTAGTGCTCTGGTGGCTGAACGCGCGCAACTATGAGTGGACCGACGACGCCTTCATCGATGCGCGCACGGTTACCGTCGGCGCCGAGATCGCCGGACGCATCACCGACGTCGCCGTCACCGACAACCAGCCCGTCGAGGCCGGCGCCGTGCTTTTGCGCATCGACGACAGCGACTATCAGGCTTCGCTCAAACAGGCAGAGGCCGGCGTGGTGGCGGCACGGGCCGGGATAACTGACGTGCAGGCCCAGACCGTCGCGCAGAACGCCAAGATCGACGCCGCTCAGAAGCAGGTCGCGCAAGCCGAGGCCGCGCTCGAATTCGCCAAGGCCGAGGACAAGCGCAACCGCGAATTGCTGGCCAAGGGCACGGCGACGCAGCAGCAGGCCGAGCAGGCGGCTTCGACGCTGCGCCAGGATCAGGCCGCCCTCGACACGGCCATGGCCAATGCGGAGGCCGCGAAAAGCCAACTCGCTGTCCTGCAGGCCCAGGGCAAAAGCGCTGAAGCCAAGCTGCAGCAGGCACAGGCCACCGAGGATCAGGCCCGCACGACGCTGACGCGCACCACAATCGTCGCCCCGGTTGCCGGGCGTGCCACAAACATCACCGCCGCGAAAGGCACCTACGCGCAGCCGGGACAGGTGCTGATGATGTTCGTCCCCAAGGATGTGTGGATAAGGGCCAACTTCAAGGAAACGCAGCTCGACCTGATGCGGCCGGGACAACCCGTCGACATCGCCATCGACGCCTATCCGGACAAGACCTTCCACGGCCGTGTCGACAGCGTCCAGGCCGGCAGCGGCACCGCTTTCAGCCTGCTGCCCGCCGAAAACGCCACCGGCAACTTCGTCAAGGTGGTGCAGCGCGTGCCGGTCAAGATCGTCTTCGACCAGCCGCCCGACGCCTATCTCGGTCCAGGCATGTCCGTCGTGCCGACGGTCAAGGTGCGATGA
- a CDS encoding alcohol dehydrogenase family protein: MNSMTKTLPATMSAVLLTGHGGLEKLVYRTDVKVPVPASGEVLIRVSACGMNNTDVWVRQGAYGTEEDAGAVSTWRRQGNTLTFPRIQGTDTVGTIVAVGDGVPANRIGERVMVDFSIYNRDDDSLADIDYMGHGRDGGYAEYQTLPAENAHVVDTDLSDIELATFCCAYLTGEQMLERAGLKAGERVLVTGASGGVGSGIVQLARARGAIPYAVVGKGKEQAVLDIGAEKVITRGVADLPAAVAEATAGQPIDVVADLVGGAIFNDLLRILRPEGRYTTAGAIAGPVVQLDLRTMYLKQLQLHGSSQGTRADFRRIVRYIEEKKISPLVGGVYKLSDFHRAQTDFMAKDFVGKLVVVPDATFDNS; encoded by the coding sequence GTGAATTCCATGACCAAAACCCTCCCCGCCACCATGTCGGCCGTGCTGCTCACCGGGCACGGCGGACTGGAAAAACTCGTCTACCGCACCGACGTTAAAGTGCCGGTGCCTGCGTCGGGCGAAGTGCTGATAAGGGTTAGCGCTTGCGGGATGAACAACACCGACGTCTGGGTGCGCCAGGGCGCCTATGGCACCGAGGAGGATGCCGGGGCGGTGTCGACCTGGCGCCGGCAAGGCAACACGCTGACCTTTCCCCGCATCCAGGGCACCGACACGGTGGGCACCATCGTCGCCGTCGGCGACGGCGTGCCTGCGAACCGCATCGGCGAGCGCGTCATGGTCGATTTCTCCATCTATAACCGTGACGACGATTCACTTGCCGACATCGACTATATGGGCCATGGCCGCGACGGCGGTTACGCCGAATATCAGACGCTCCCGGCCGAGAATGCCCATGTCGTCGATACCGACCTTAGCGACATCGAATTGGCAACCTTCTGCTGCGCCTACCTCACCGGCGAGCAGATGCTGGAGCGCGCCGGCCTGAAGGCCGGCGAGCGGGTGCTGGTCACCGGCGCCTCCGGCGGTGTCGGTTCCGGCATCGTGCAGCTGGCACGCGCCCGCGGCGCCATTCCCTATGCCGTTGTCGGCAAGGGCAAGGAACAGGCGGTGCTCGATATCGGAGCCGAGAAGGTGATCACGCGCGGCGTGGCCGACCTGCCCGCCGCCGTTGCCGAAGCAACCGCTGGCCAACCCATCGACGTCGTCGCCGATCTGGTCGGCGGCGCCATCTTCAACGACCTGCTGCGCATCCTGCGGCCCGAGGGCCGCTATACGACTGCCGGAGCGATCGCCGGCCCGGTGGTGCAGCTCGATCTCCGCACGATGTATCTCAAACAGTTGCAGCTCCACGGATCGAGCCAGGGCACGCGCGCCGACTTCCGCCGCATCGTCCGCTATATCGAGGAAAAGAAGATCAGCCCGCTGGTCGGCGGCGTCTACAAACTGTCGGATTTCCACCGCGCCCAGACCGACTTCATGGCCAAGGATTTCGTCGGTAAGCTGGTGGTGGTGCCGGACGCGACATTCGACAACAGCTGA
- a CDS encoding aspartate aminotransferase family protein, which yields MLDQSNELAAWDRDHFFHPSTHMGTHARGESPTRVMAGGEGVTVWDNNGKKSIDAFAGLYCVNVGYGRQKIADAIAAQAKNLAYYHAYVGHGTEASITLAKMIIDRAPKGMSRVYFGLSGSDANETNIKLIWYYNNVLGRPEKKKIISRWRGYHGSGVMTGSLTGLELFHNAFDLPRAPILHTEAPYYFRRADRSMSEEQFSQYCADKLDEMILAEGPETVAAFIGEPILGTGGIVPPPAGYWEKIQAVLKKYDVLLVADEVVTGFGRLGTMFGSDHYGIKPDLITIAKGLTSAYAPLSGVIVADKVWQVLVQGSDKLGSLGHGWTYSAHPICVAAGVANLELIDEMDLVRNAGETGAYFRAELAKAVGGHKHVGEVRGDGMLAAVEFVKDRDDRVFFDPSLKIGPQVATALAASGVIGRAMPQGDILGFAPPLCLTRAEADTIVAKTADAVNGVFASI from the coding sequence ATGCTCGATCAGTCCAATGAACTCGCCGCCTGGGATCGCGACCATTTCTTCCATCCCTCGACCCATATGGGCACCCACGCGCGCGGTGAGTCTCCGACCCGCGTCATGGCCGGCGGCGAAGGCGTCACCGTCTGGGACAACAACGGCAAAAAGAGCATCGATGCCTTCGCCGGCCTCTATTGCGTCAATGTCGGCTATGGCCGCCAGAAGATTGCTGATGCGATCGCCGCGCAGGCGAAGAACCTCGCTTACTACCACGCCTATGTCGGGCACGGCACCGAGGCGTCGATCACGCTCGCCAAGATGATTATCGACCGCGCGCCGAAGGGCATGTCGAGGGTTTATTTCGGCCTCTCCGGCTCCGACGCCAACGAGACCAACATCAAGCTGATCTGGTACTACAACAACGTGCTGGGTAGGCCGGAAAAGAAGAAGATCATCTCGCGCTGGCGCGGCTATCACGGCTCGGGCGTGATGACCGGATCGCTGACCGGGCTGGAGCTGTTCCACAACGCCTTCGACCTGCCGCGCGCGCCGATCCTGCACACCGAGGCGCCTTATTATTTCCGCCGCGCCGACCGCTCGATGAGCGAGGAGCAGTTCTCGCAATATTGCGCCGACAAGCTTGACGAGATGATCCTGGCAGAAGGCCCCGAAACGGTCGCCGCCTTCATCGGCGAACCGATCCTCGGCACCGGCGGCATTGTGCCGCCGCCCGCCGGCTATTGGGAAAAAATCCAGGCCGTGCTGAAGAAATACGACGTGCTGCTCGTTGCCGACGAGGTGGTGACCGGCTTCGGTCGTCTCGGCACGATGTTCGGCTCCGACCATTACGGCATCAAGCCGGACCTGATCACCATCGCCAAGGGCCTGACCTCGGCCTATGCGCCGCTCTCCGGCGTCATCGTCGCCGACAAGGTCTGGCAGGTGCTGGTGCAAGGCTCCGACAAGCTCGGCTCGCTCGGCCATGGCTGGACCTATTCGGCGCATCCGATCTGCGTTGCCGCCGGTGTCGCCAATCTCGAGCTGATCGACGAGATGGATCTGGTGCGGAATGCCGGCGAGACGGGCGCCTATTTCCGCGCCGAGCTCGCCAAGGCCGTCGGCGGTCATAAACATGTCGGCGAGGTGCGCGGCGACGGCATGCTGGCGGCGGTCGAGTTCGTCAAGGACCGCGACGACCGCGTCTTCTTCGATCCTTCGCTCAAGATCGGACCGCAGGTCGCCACGGCGCTTGCCGCCAGCGGCGTCATCGGCCGCGCCATGCCGCAGGGCGACATTCTCGGCTTCGCGCCACCGCTCTGCCTGACGCGCGCGGAGGCCGACACGATCGTCGCCAAGACGGCCGATGCCGTGAACGGCGTGTTTGCCAGCATCTGA